A stretch of the Arthrobacter stackebrandtii genome encodes the following:
- a CDS encoding inositol-3-phosphate synthase, giving the protein MSNHPIRVAIVGVGNCAASLVQGVQYYRDADPSVKVPGLMHVKFGQYHVNDVQFVAAFDVDSKKVGLDLSEAIGASENNTIKIADVPKLDVPVLRGTTLDGLGKYYRETIVESDADPVDVVAELKAAKVDVLVCYLPVGSDAAAKFYAQCAIDAGVAFVNALPVFIAGTKEWADKFTAAGVPIVGDDIKSQIGATITHRVMAKLFEDRGVVLDRTYQLNVGGNMDFKNMLERERLESKKISKTQAVTSNTSAVLGEDDVHIGPSDYVAWLDDRKWAFVRLEGRNFGDAPVSLEYKLEVWDSPNSAGVIIDAVRAAKIALDRGIGGPILSASSYFMKSPPEQYADDIAHEKVEAFIRGDI; this is encoded by the coding sequence GTGTCCAATCATCCTATTCGGGTTGCCATCGTCGGTGTCGGAAACTGTGCCGCATCCTTGGTGCAGGGTGTCCAGTATTACCGGGATGCCGACCCCAGCGTCAAGGTCCCCGGCCTGATGCACGTCAAGTTCGGCCAGTACCACGTCAACGACGTGCAGTTTGTTGCAGCGTTCGACGTGGACAGCAAGAAGGTTGGGCTGGATCTCTCCGAGGCCATTGGCGCCAGCGAGAACAACACCATCAAGATTGCCGACGTCCCGAAGCTGGACGTTCCCGTGCTCCGCGGCACCACCCTGGACGGCCTGGGCAAGTACTACCGCGAGACCATCGTGGAATCCGACGCCGATCCGGTTGACGTGGTTGCCGAGCTGAAGGCCGCCAAGGTCGACGTGCTGGTCTGCTACCTGCCCGTGGGCTCCGACGCCGCCGCCAAGTTCTACGCCCAGTGCGCCATCGACGCGGGCGTGGCCTTCGTCAACGCGCTGCCCGTGTTCATCGCCGGCACCAAGGAGTGGGCCGACAAGTTCACCGCCGCCGGTGTCCCGATCGTGGGCGACGACATCAAGTCCCAGATCGGTGCCACCATCACGCACCGTGTCATGGCGAAGCTGTTCGAAGACCGCGGCGTGGTTCTGGACCGCACCTACCAGCTCAACGTTGGCGGCAACATGGACTTCAAGAACATGCTCGAGCGCGAGCGCCTGGAATCCAAGAAGATATCCAAGACCCAGGCTGTCACCTCCAACACCTCGGCCGTGCTGGGCGAGGACGACGTCCACATCGGGCCGTCGGACTACGTGGCCTGGCTGGACGACCGCAAGTGGGCATTTGTGCGCCTTGAGGGCCGCAACTTCGGCGACGCCCCGGTCTCCTTGGAGTACAAGCTGGAAGTGTGGGATTCGCCCAACTCCGCCGGTGTGATCATCGACGCCGTCCGCGCAGCGAAGATCGCCCTGGACCGCGGCATCGGCGGCCCCATCCTCTCCGCCTCGAGCTACTTCATGAAGTCCCCGCCGGAGCAGTACGCCGACGATATCGCGCACGAGAAGGTTGAAGCCTTCATCCGGGGCGACATCTAA
- a CDS encoding DUF559 domain-containing protein, which produces MESTEAFSIPESPFTLDEARARGIPRSVLRRKSVEHVSYRLYRLSDSDFNLREAARALCAASPGAWISHSTAARLHGLVLPPWLGTSNDLHLSKAAGTAEARRKGIVGHKMTFFPGEIESDGELVMGTRARTWLDMARVLPLADLVCMGDQIIRIPRPEFDGRSKPYATIGQLRAMLERHKNLQGIVRAREALELMRVGSDSAPETLLRLAMLNAGLPEPDLQLKLWSSRNSPSADAGYRERRIALQYDGAHHRDPEQMHSDRRRDKAFEAAGWMVLVFTDEDLADGFQGAVRQIRSALRKAWVDPSIASGFAAGA; this is translated from the coding sequence ATGGAATCCACCGAAGCATTCAGCATCCCCGAGTCCCCGTTCACGCTGGATGAGGCACGGGCGCGTGGCATCCCACGGAGTGTGCTCAGGCGCAAGTCCGTGGAACATGTCAGTTACCGCCTGTACCGCCTGTCGGACAGCGATTTCAACCTTCGTGAGGCCGCGCGGGCACTCTGCGCGGCCTCACCCGGGGCCTGGATTTCCCATTCCACGGCGGCGAGGCTGCATGGTTTGGTCCTGCCTCCGTGGCTTGGCACCTCCAATGACCTGCACTTGAGCAAGGCTGCCGGAACAGCTGAAGCCCGCCGGAAGGGAATCGTTGGGCACAAGATGACGTTTTTCCCGGGCGAAATTGAAAGCGACGGCGAGCTCGTCATGGGCACGAGGGCCCGCACGTGGCTCGACATGGCCAGGGTTCTCCCGCTGGCCGACTTGGTGTGCATGGGAGACCAGATCATCCGCATTCCCCGTCCGGAGTTTGATGGCCGCAGCAAACCGTACGCCACGATTGGCCAGCTCCGGGCCATGCTGGAGCGGCACAAGAACCTCCAGGGCATCGTGCGTGCCCGGGAGGCGTTGGAGCTCATGCGCGTCGGCTCTGATTCTGCCCCGGAAACTCTGCTTCGCCTCGCAATGCTCAACGCCGGCCTGCCGGAGCCGGATTTGCAGCTGAAGCTCTGGAGCAGCAGGAATTCCCCGTCCGCCGATGCTGGGTACAGGGAACGGCGCATCGCGCTCCAGTACGACGGCGCGCACCACCGTGATCCGGAGCAGATGCACAGCGACCGGCGGCGGGACAAGGCCTTCGAAGCAGCCGGCTGGATGGTCCTGGTGTTCACCGACGAGGACCTGGCTGACGGTTTTCAGGGTGCGGTGCGGCAGATCAGGTCAGCGCTGCGGAAGGCCTGGGTCGATCCAAGCATTGCCTCCGGGTTCGCGGCCGGGGCCTAG
- a CDS encoding glycoside hydrolase family 13 protein gives MTAPASSAHATPAHPDAGWWRQAAVYQIYPRSFADANGDGMGDLPGVTARMGYLSALGIDAIWLSPFYPSALADGGYDVDDYRNVDPRLGSLADFDAMVSAAHAAGIRIIVDVVPNHSSNRHEWFKAALAAAPGSPERARYQFFDGLPDGLGDDGGLPPSDWPSHFGGGAWTRVVEQAGPRAGQLGQWYLHLFATEQPDFNWDNPEVREDFHTTLRFWADRGVDGFRVDVAHGLAKDMTLPLRSKPELEILVDDGSDPLFDRDEVHEIFAGWRDVLNEYNPPKAAVAEAWVPFTDRRLKYARPTELGQAFNFDLLQAHFDGAEFRAIAEKCLSEAEASGASSTWVFSNHDVVRHASRYALPDSTTLETLNAWLMDDGASPEPDLARGLRRARAATLFMLGLPGSAYLYQGEELGLFEVADLPHDSLQDPTWFRTGNTLKGRDGCRVPLPWSSSEPNFGFGGTPWLPQPEWFGPLAADAQDGVAGSTLEMYRAALKLRRELQSEESLEWLSAPGAGVVHYRRPNGWQVITNFGAAAAKLPSGVDLSKLVITSGETTTAGGAATGATGGTVTGATGTSATIAAETTLWLAP, from the coding sequence ATGACCGCCCCCGCATCTTCCGCCCACGCCACCCCTGCGCACCCCGACGCCGGCTGGTGGCGCCAGGCCGCCGTCTACCAGATCTACCCGAGGTCGTTTGCCGATGCCAACGGCGACGGCATGGGCGACCTCCCCGGCGTCACGGCCCGCATGGGCTATCTCTCCGCATTGGGCATCGACGCGATCTGGCTCAGCCCGTTCTACCCCTCCGCGCTGGCCGACGGAGGCTACGACGTTGATGACTACCGCAACGTCGATCCCCGCCTCGGCTCGCTGGCGGACTTTGACGCCATGGTTTCCGCCGCGCACGCTGCGGGCATCCGGATCATTGTGGACGTTGTCCCGAACCACTCCTCCAACCGGCACGAGTGGTTCAAGGCCGCCCTCGCCGCTGCTCCAGGCTCCCCCGAGCGGGCCCGGTACCAATTCTTTGACGGGCTGCCGGACGGATTGGGGGACGACGGCGGCCTGCCGCCTTCCGATTGGCCCTCCCACTTTGGCGGGGGTGCCTGGACGCGGGTGGTGGAGCAGGCCGGGCCCCGCGCCGGACAGTTGGGCCAGTGGTACCTGCACCTGTTCGCCACCGAACAGCCGGACTTCAACTGGGACAACCCGGAGGTGCGCGAGGACTTCCACACCACCCTGCGCTTCTGGGCCGACCGCGGCGTGGACGGTTTCCGCGTGGACGTCGCGCACGGCCTGGCCAAGGACATGACGCTGCCGCTGCGATCCAAGCCGGAGCTGGAAATCCTGGTTGACGACGGCTCCGACCCCCTCTTTGACCGCGACGAGGTGCACGAGATCTTTGCCGGCTGGCGGGACGTGCTCAACGAGTACAACCCGCCCAAGGCCGCCGTGGCCGAGGCCTGGGTGCCGTTCACCGACCGCCGCCTGAAGTACGCCCGCCCCACCGAATTGGGCCAGGCCTTCAACTTCGACCTCCTGCAGGCCCACTTCGACGGCGCCGAGTTCCGCGCCATCGCCGAGAAGTGCCTCTCGGAGGCCGAGGCGTCGGGTGCTTCGTCGACGTGGGTCTTTTCCAACCACGACGTCGTCCGCCACGCTTCCCGCTACGCCCTGCCGGACAGCACCACGCTGGAAACCCTGAATGCCTGGCTGATGGACGACGGCGCCTCCCCCGAACCGGATTTGGCGCGCGGCCTGCGCCGGGCGCGGGCGGCGACGCTGTTCATGCTCGGGCTGCCCGGCTCGGCCTACCTGTACCAGGGCGAGGAGCTGGGGCTCTTCGAGGTGGCGGACCTGCCGCACGATTCCCTGCAGGACCCCACGTGGTTCCGCACCGGCAACACGCTCAAGGGCCGCGACGGCTGCCGCGTGCCGCTGCCATGGTCATCCTCCGAGCCGAACTTCGGTTTTGGCGGCACGCCGTGGCTGCCCCAGCCGGAGTGGTTTGGTCCGCTGGCGGCCGACGCCCAGGACGGCGTAGCCGGGTCCACGCTGGAAATGTACCGTGCGGCACTGAAGCTGCGGCGCGAACTGCAGTCAGAAGAGTCACTGGAATGGCTCAGCGCACCGGGCGCGGGGGTGGTGCACTACCGCCGGCCCAACGGCTGGCAGGTGATCACCAACTTTGGTGCCGCAGCCGCGAAATTGCCCTCCGGCGTCGACCTTTCCAAGCTGGTCATCACCTCCGGCGAAACCACAACAGCGGGAGGCGCTGCAACGGGAGCAACAGGAGGAACGGTGACGGGAGCAACGGGAACATCAGCAACGATTGCAGCGGAGACAACCCTCTGGCTCGCCCCCTAA
- a CDS encoding carbohydrate ABC transporter permease, translating into MSAPTINPSPKDPTQPGTPGGLGTQHRERRRSSVNIPLTALVAVLSLTILVPLYFTVVTALKSPDQLGGTGFELPTSIHVENFSKAWELTNFPHALLISGIVTVGAVVLTLITNSLVAYAIARNMHRPFFKALYYFFIAALFVPFPIIMLPVTKEMAVLHLDNPVGLFLLYTVYGLSFNVFVYTAFIKSIPPELEEAAIMDGASVWTTFRKVIFPILTPMNATVGILTCMWAWNDFLLPLVILSDPNTRTLPLVQYVFQGQFNTDYTTAFASYLMALAPLLLVYLFAQRWVISGVMRGSIK; encoded by the coding sequence ATGAGTGCACCCACAATCAATCCCAGCCCGAAGGACCCAACGCAGCCCGGCACCCCCGGCGGACTGGGCACCCAACACAGGGAACGGCGTCGTTCCTCAGTCAACATCCCTCTCACGGCCCTCGTCGCGGTGCTGTCCCTGACCATCCTGGTCCCGCTGTATTTCACGGTGGTCACGGCACTGAAGTCCCCCGACCAGCTGGGCGGAACAGGCTTTGAACTGCCCACCAGCATTCACGTCGAAAACTTCTCCAAGGCGTGGGAGCTGACCAATTTCCCGCACGCGCTGCTGATTTCCGGGATCGTGACCGTGGGCGCGGTGGTTCTGACACTCATCACGAACTCGCTCGTGGCGTACGCGATTGCCCGCAACATGCACCGGCCGTTTTTCAAGGCGCTGTACTACTTCTTCATCGCCGCCCTGTTTGTGCCGTTCCCCATCATCATGCTGCCGGTAACCAAGGAGATGGCGGTGCTGCACCTGGACAACCCCGTGGGCCTGTTCCTGCTGTACACGGTGTACGGGCTGAGCTTCAACGTGTTTGTGTACACGGCGTTCATCAAGTCGATCCCGCCGGAGCTGGAAGAGGCCGCGATCATGGACGGGGCCAGCGTGTGGACCACGTTCCGGAAGGTCATCTTCCCGATCCTGACCCCGATGAACGCAACAGTGGGTATTCTTACCTGCATGTGGGCATGGAATGATTTTCTGCTTCCGTTGGTGATCCTCTCCGATCCCAACACCCGCACGCTGCCCCTGGTCCAGTACGTTTTCCAGGGCCAGTTCAACACCGACTACACCACTGCGTTCGCCTCGTACCTGATGGCCCTGGCGCCGCTGTTGCTGGTGTACCTGTTCGCCCAGCGCTGGGTCATCTCCGGCGTCATGAGAGGATCCATCAAGTAA
- a CDS encoding carbohydrate ABC transporter permease produces the protein MTMATNILKRNRTRPGLNAGAKKKYSVSRTSRTFYWMVVPALILFLILHTLPTLTGMFFSLTNYAGYGEWDFVGLKNYANLFKDDRILSSYGFTFLFAVTTTIVVNVGALFIAILLNAKIKFQTAFRGIFFIPNILSVLIVGYVFNYLLSNNLPLVGQWLGIDWLSTSILANPDLAWLGIVGVTAWQSIAFSVIIYLAGLQTVPGELYEAASLDGASAWKQFWSITFPLIAGFFTINMVLALKGLLQAFDQIVALTNGGPGTSTESVAMVIYRGGFQGGEYGYQMANSVVYLVVIVVLSLLQMRVLQRKEVDI, from the coding sequence ATGACCATGGCGACCAACATCCTCAAACGCAACAGGACCCGTCCGGGACTGAACGCCGGAGCCAAGAAAAAGTACAGTGTGTCACGGACCAGCCGCACCTTCTACTGGATGGTGGTCCCGGCCCTCATTCTGTTCCTGATCCTGCACACGCTGCCCACCCTCACCGGCATGTTCTTCAGTCTGACCAACTACGCCGGCTACGGCGAATGGGACTTTGTAGGCCTGAAGAACTACGCCAACCTGTTCAAGGATGACCGGATCCTGTCCTCCTACGGGTTCACCTTCCTGTTCGCCGTCACCACCACCATTGTGGTCAACGTCGGCGCACTGTTCATCGCCATCCTGCTCAACGCAAAGATCAAGTTCCAGACGGCCTTCCGCGGCATTTTCTTCATCCCCAACATCCTCTCCGTGCTGATTGTTGGCTACGTCTTCAACTACCTGCTCTCCAACAACCTGCCGCTCGTGGGCCAGTGGCTGGGCATCGACTGGCTCTCCACCTCCATCCTGGCCAACCCGGACCTGGCCTGGCTCGGCATTGTGGGCGTCACCGCCTGGCAGTCAATCGCGTTCAGCGTCATCATCTACCTGGCCGGGCTGCAAACAGTGCCCGGCGAACTGTATGAGGCGGCCAGCCTCGACGGCGCCAGCGCCTGGAAGCAATTCTGGTCCATCACCTTCCCACTGATCGCCGGCTTCTTCACCATCAACATGGTGCTGGCGCTCAAGGGCCTGCTGCAGGCCTTCGACCAGATCGTGGCCCTGACCAACGGCGGCCCCGGCACCTCCACTGAATCGGTGGCCATGGTCATCTACCGCGGCGGCTTCCAGGGCGGCGAGTACGGCTACCAGATGGCCAACTCCGTCGTGTACCTCGTGGTGATCGTGGTGCTGTCCCTCCTGCAAATGCGGGTCCTCCAGCGCAAGGAAGTTGATATCTGA
- a CDS encoding ABC transporter substrate-binding protein has product MHHKKSRNPPIRRRRLLAAGTAAALALGLSLTGCSANDDGRVTLDFFQFKPEAVAQFTQIVKDFEAENPTIKVVINTVPDPDTAIRTLLVKDKTPDVLTLNGNGNFGDLAGACVFADLSDYPAAKRTIPAVQDILNGLGTCHGSETNGLPFANNASGILYNPEIFAANGVKVPQTWDELIAAADKFKANGVNPFYMTLKDAWTVLPSYVNLAGNLMPQDFFKDVRSAGWTAATGEYSFEKNGGDAATKLKKLFSYAQKGAESAGYDDGNAAFGAGKSAMYLQGSFAIPAIRASNPDAKVASFPYPTTNDPAKNVLVSGVDVALAVGKDTKHPAEARKFIEFLMAPKVIDSYAKAQSALTPVVDGAPSSDPALAGMQDFFNDGRVIGYFDHHVPPSIPLPALLQQFILDGKQDAYLARMDHEFEKLAARTLTKEGK; this is encoded by the coding sequence ATGCACCACAAGAAAAGCAGAAATCCACCCATCAGGCGCCGCCGCCTGCTGGCCGCCGGCACCGCCGCCGCGCTGGCCCTGGGACTGTCCCTGACCGGCTGTTCAGCGAACGACGACGGCCGCGTCACCTTGGACTTTTTCCAGTTCAAGCCCGAGGCGGTGGCCCAGTTCACGCAGATCGTGAAGGACTTTGAGGCGGAGAACCCCACCATCAAGGTGGTCATCAACACCGTCCCGGACCCCGACACAGCCATCCGCACCCTGCTGGTCAAGGACAAGACCCCTGACGTGCTCACGCTCAACGGCAACGGGAACTTTGGCGATCTGGCCGGGGCCTGCGTATTTGCCGACCTCTCGGACTACCCGGCGGCCAAGCGCACCATCCCGGCCGTGCAGGACATCCTGAACGGGCTCGGCACCTGCCACGGCAGCGAAACAAACGGCCTGCCGTTCGCCAACAACGCCAGCGGCATCCTGTACAACCCGGAGATCTTTGCCGCGAACGGGGTCAAGGTGCCCCAGACCTGGGACGAACTCATCGCCGCAGCGGATAAGTTCAAGGCCAATGGCGTAAACCCGTTCTACATGACGCTCAAGGACGCCTGGACGGTGCTGCCCTCCTATGTGAACCTGGCCGGCAACCTCATGCCCCAGGACTTCTTCAAGGATGTCCGCTCGGCCGGGTGGACCGCAGCCACGGGTGAATACAGTTTTGAAAAGAACGGCGGCGACGCCGCCACCAAGCTGAAGAAACTGTTCAGCTACGCCCAGAAGGGTGCCGAAAGTGCAGGGTACGACGACGGCAACGCCGCCTTCGGTGCCGGAAAGTCGGCCATGTACCTGCAGGGCAGCTTCGCCATCCCGGCCATCCGCGCTTCGAACCCTGACGCCAAGGTGGCATCCTTCCCCTACCCCACCACCAACGACCCGGCCAAGAACGTCCTTGTCTCCGGAGTGGATGTGGCGCTGGCCGTGGGCAAGGACACCAAACACCCTGCGGAAGCCAGAAAGTTCATCGAGTTCCTCATGGCACCGAAGGTGATCGACAGCTACGCGAAGGCGCAGTCAGCACTGACCCCCGTGGTGGACGGCGCCCCCAGCAGCGATCCCGCCCTGGCCGGCATGCAGGACTTCTTCAACGACGGGCGCGTCATCGGCTATTTCGACCACCACGTCCCGCCGAGCATCCCCCTGCCGGCGCTCCTGCAGCAGTTCATTCTTGACGGCAAGCAGGATGCATACCTGGCCCGGATGGACCACGAATTTGAAAAGCTCGCCGCCCGCACATTGACCAAGGAAGGTAAATGA
- a CDS encoding alpha-galactosidase, with amino-acid sequence MSTASLPVPAHVQLHRGGTSVIVDLTTAGTPAIIHWGPATGTLSPAELSSLATAARPQRVSGGIDIPARLGILPQEVFGWQGSPALTGQRAGGGWASALSTTAALATDSSLTITSEDPGAELRLVTELELTAAGVLRQRHTLSNTGASDYQLHRLTAVFPLPASAATVQDFTGRHLKERTAQRRPLTVGAHVRESRRGRPGADATLLMLAGEDNFGFRSGLVHGVHTAWSGNHSLSAERTITSDSFLTAGELLLPGEVLLAPGVSHTTPWALGSWGHGLDQLSARFHEDLRARPQHPKRPRPVTLNTWEAVYFDHDLATLKSLADKAAGVGVERFVLDDGWFLGRRDDTAGLGDWFVDAAVWPDGLGPIIDHVRGLGMEFGLWFEPEMVNPDSELARNHPDWILHTEGRWPVSARQQQVLNLAHPDCFDYLLGRIDAILAEYPISYIKWDHNRDLLDAADPRTGNASVRDSTLALYRLLAELKSRHPELEIESCASGGARVDLGILDCTDRIWTSDCIDPVERLDNQANTGLLVPYELMGAHIGGPKSHSTRRQHSLGFMARTAIFGHFGIEWDISAISAEQTEELAGWVAFHKANRDLFHTGTSVHADLPDPALDLRGVVAGDGTRAVYSLTQRTASTTYPSGRITLPGLTPDALYRVRLSEPLNDDVGNGQSPLDWALTETILSGRLLAATGLASPVLFPEQAVLITVDQAN; translated from the coding sequence ATGAGCACAGCATCCCTTCCGGTCCCCGCCCACGTCCAACTGCACCGCGGCGGCACCTCAGTCATCGTCGACCTGACCACCGCAGGCACGCCCGCCATCATCCACTGGGGCCCGGCCACGGGAACCCTCTCCCCCGCCGAACTGTCGTCCCTGGCCACCGCCGCCCGCCCGCAGCGAGTCTCCGGAGGCATCGACATCCCGGCACGCCTGGGCATCCTGCCGCAGGAAGTGTTCGGCTGGCAGGGCTCCCCCGCACTCACCGGCCAGCGCGCCGGCGGCGGATGGGCCAGCGCCTTAAGCACGACGGCGGCACTCGCCACCGATTCCTCCCTCACCATCACCTCGGAAGACCCGGGCGCCGAATTGCGCCTGGTGACCGAACTCGAGCTCACCGCGGCCGGCGTCCTGCGCCAGCGCCACACCCTGTCCAACACCGGCGCATCGGACTACCAGCTGCACCGGCTCACCGCAGTCTTCCCGCTGCCGGCGAGCGCCGCCACGGTCCAGGACTTCACCGGCCGGCACCTGAAGGAGCGCACCGCCCAGCGCCGCCCTTTGACAGTGGGCGCCCACGTGCGCGAAAGCCGCCGCGGCCGCCCCGGCGCCGACGCGACACTGCTCATGCTCGCAGGCGAGGACAACTTCGGCTTCCGCAGCGGCCTGGTACACGGAGTGCACACGGCCTGGAGCGGCAACCACAGTCTCTCGGCCGAACGCACCATCACCAGCGACAGCTTCCTCACCGCCGGCGAGCTCCTGCTGCCCGGCGAAGTCCTCCTGGCACCCGGCGTGAGCCACACCACCCCGTGGGCCCTGGGCTCCTGGGGCCACGGCCTGGACCAGCTCTCGGCCCGGTTCCACGAGGACCTGCGCGCCCGTCCGCAGCACCCCAAGCGCCCGCGCCCCGTCACCTTGAACACCTGGGAGGCCGTGTACTTTGACCACGACCTGGCCACCCTGAAAAGTCTTGCCGACAAGGCAGCGGGTGTCGGCGTCGAACGCTTTGTCCTGGACGACGGCTGGTTCCTGGGCCGCCGCGACGACACCGCCGGGCTGGGCGACTGGTTTGTGGACGCAGCGGTGTGGCCTGACGGGCTGGGTCCCATCATCGACCACGTCCGCGGCCTCGGCATGGAGTTCGGGCTGTGGTTCGAGCCGGAAATGGTGAACCCGGACAGCGAGCTGGCCCGCAACCACCCCGACTGGATACTGCACACGGAAGGCCGCTGGCCGGTGTCCGCCCGCCAGCAGCAGGTGCTGAACCTGGCCCACCCCGACTGCTTTGACTATCTGCTGGGCCGCATTGACGCCATCCTGGCCGAGTACCCCATCAGCTACATCAAGTGGGACCACAACCGGGACCTGCTCGACGCGGCGGACCCCCGCACCGGCAACGCATCGGTCCGCGATTCAACGCTGGCCCTCTACCGGCTGCTGGCCGAACTGAAGAGCCGCCACCCGGAGCTGGAGATTGAAAGCTGCGCATCCGGCGGCGCCCGCGTGGACCTGGGCATCCTGGACTGCACGGACAGGATCTGGACCAGCGATTGCATCGACCCCGTCGAGCGCCTCGACAACCAGGCCAACACCGGCCTGCTGGTCCCGTACGAGCTGATGGGCGCCCACATTGGCGGGCCGAAGTCGCACTCCACGCGCCGCCAGCACAGCCTGGGCTTCATGGCCCGCACCGCAATCTTTGGCCACTTCGGCATCGAGTGGGACATCTCCGCCATCTCCGCTGAACAAACAGAAGAGCTGGCCGGCTGGGTGGCGTTCCACAAGGCGAACCGGGACTTGTTCCACACCGGGACCAGCGTCCACGCGGACCTGCCCGACCCCGCCCTTGACCTGCGCGGCGTGGTGGCCGGCGACGGCACCCGCGCCGTCTACTCCCTCACCCAGCGCACCGCCTCCACCACCTACCCCTCCGGACGCATCACCCTGCCGGGCCTCACCCCGGACGCCCTGTACCGGGTCCGGCTCTCCGAACCGCTCAACGACGACGTCGGCAACGGCCAGTCACCGCTTGACTGGGCGCTCACCGAAACCATCCTCTCCGGCCGGCTGCTCGCCGCCACCGGGCTGGCGTCCCCCGTGCTCTTCCCCGAACAAGCCGTTTTGATCACCGTTGATCAGGCCAACTAA
- a CDS encoding ROK family protein has product MNTVYPLPALNAEQQQNPAVLTDSALELARKVLVRGPISRGELALEMKLSVASLTRLSKPLLDSGILVEGDLVADGTVGRPVRLLDVSSGSAHFLGVKVTGDSLQAVLTDLRATVLADASRPLADTSVDAVVEGIAGLAGELGAGAGVELTGLGVSLGGQVRPDGVVHRAPFLAWSDVPLGALLADRLQLPVVVDNDVTALVAAEQWFGAGRAAADFAVITVGAGVGYGLAMRNHVIRTADTGLGLGGHFPLDPRGPLCMEGHRGCSTAMLSIPSICAQIAAALGEPVSYDRALELAAGGNRVAGAVFDAAGTALGKLIAAAANLAMVNTVVLGGEGVAMFAATEAAVRAALASDRDPEAEPVTLRVASSDFTEWARGAAAVAIQDQAFVV; this is encoded by the coding sequence ATGAACACCGTCTATCCCTTGCCGGCACTGAATGCGGAGCAGCAACAGAATCCGGCCGTGCTGACAGATTCAGCCCTCGAGCTGGCCCGCAAGGTCCTGGTCCGCGGCCCCATTTCCAGGGGCGAGCTTGCCCTGGAAATGAAGCTGAGCGTGGCGAGCCTGACCCGGCTGAGCAAGCCCCTGCTGGACTCCGGCATCCTGGTTGAAGGCGACCTTGTTGCCGACGGCACGGTGGGGCGGCCCGTACGGCTGCTTGATGTCAGCAGCGGCAGTGCCCATTTTCTGGGCGTCAAGGTGACGGGGGACAGCCTGCAGGCGGTGTTGACCGACCTTCGTGCAACTGTCCTGGCCGATGCATCCCGGCCATTGGCCGACACCTCCGTGGATGCCGTGGTGGAGGGCATCGCGGGCCTTGCCGGGGAACTTGGTGCCGGTGCGGGCGTGGAACTGACGGGGCTTGGCGTGTCGCTGGGCGGGCAGGTCCGGCCCGACGGCGTGGTGCACCGGGCCCCGTTCCTCGCCTGGAGCGACGTTCCGCTGGGTGCACTGCTGGCGGACCGGCTTCAGTTGCCCGTCGTGGTGGACAACGATGTCACCGCTCTGGTTGCGGCGGAACAGTGGTTTGGGGCCGGGCGTGCAGCCGCAGACTTTGCCGTGATCACTGTGGGGGCCGGTGTCGGCTATGGGCTGGCCATGCGCAACCACGTGATACGCACCGCCGATACCGGGCTGGGCCTGGGCGGTCACTTCCCACTGGACCCCCGCGGACCCCTGTGCATGGAGGGCCATCGCGGATGCTCCACCGCCATGCTGTCCATCCCCAGCATATGTGCCCAGATTGCGGCGGCTCTGGGCGAACCCGTCTCCTATGACCGTGCCCTGGAGCTGGCGGCCGGGGGCAACCGGGTGGCGGGCGCTGTTTTCGACGCGGCGGGCACGGCCCTCGGCAAGTTGATTGCAGCGGCCGCGAACCTCGCCATGGTCAACACGGTGGTTCTGGGAGGTGAGGGGGTGGCCATGTTCGCAGCCACGGAAGCGGCTGTGCGCGCCGCTCTCGCTTCCGACAGGGATCCGGAGGCGGAACCCGTCACGCTGCGGGTTGCCTCCTCCGACTTCACCGAGTGGGCCCGCGGCGCGGCCGCTGTTGCCATCCAGGACCAGGCCTTCGTGGTGTAG
- a CDS encoding serine protease inhibitor produces the protein MKAHFRIAAAVLLLPLLAACAQVSDSPGGTPASGTGTAPPDTTIELTITLLESPDAQPHEFRLVAEVPDTGAPSPDPASTLPDSAAALAIVLLNDGEILFPVPDPKRMCTEQYGGPQTAQVAGWYLGRAVDTGFKRTNGCEIARWQAAAPLLGGLGGGTGAS, from the coding sequence ATGAAGGCACACTTTCGCATTGCCGCAGCCGTCCTGCTGCTGCCCTTGTTGGCAGCCTGCGCGCAGGTCTCCGACTCCCCAGGCGGCACACCGGCCAGCGGAACCGGCACGGCCCCGCCCGACACCACCATCGAGCTGACCATCACCCTGCTGGAATCGCCTGACGCGCAGCCCCACGAATTCCGGCTCGTCGCCGAGGTCCCGGACACAGGCGCGCCCAGCCCGGACCCGGCCTCAACGCTGCCCGACTCCGCCGCAGCGCTCGCCATAGTCCTGCTCAACGACGGTGAAATCCTGTTCCCGGTCCCCGACCCCAAGCGCATGTGCACCGAGCAGTACGGCGGCCCGCAAACCGCGCAAGTCGCCGGCTGGTACCTGGGCCGCGCCGTCGACACCGGCTTCAAGCGCACCAACGGCTGTGAAATCGCCCGCTGGCAGGCTGCCGCCCCGCTCCTGGGCGGCCTCGGCGGCGGCACCGGCGCCAGCTGA